A window from Methylocystis sp. MJC1 encodes these proteins:
- a CDS encoding NADH-quinone oxidoreductase subunit A — MPMLLEQYMPLAIFIALSAIIAGALLVAPFLFAFKAPDPEKLSAYECGFNPFNDSRMKFDVRFYLVSLLFIVFDLEVAFLFPWAVAFKDAGVFGFWSMMVFLGVLTVGFVYEWRKGALEWD, encoded by the coding sequence ATGCCGATGCTGCTCGAACAATATATGCCGCTGGCAATCTTCATCGCGCTCTCCGCGATCATCGCCGGCGCGCTGCTCGTCGCGCCCTTCCTCTTCGCCTTCAAGGCGCCGGATCCGGAGAAGCTCTCCGCTTACGAGTGCGGCTTCAATCCGTTCAACGACTCGCGCATGAAATTCGACGTGCGCTTCTATCTCGTGTCGCTGCTCTTCATCGTGTTCGATCTCGAAGTGGCGTTTCTCTTCCCCTGGGCGGTCGCCTTCAAGGACGCCGGGGTCTTCGGTTTCTGGTCGATGATGGTTTTCCTCGGCGTGCTGACCGTCGGCTTCGTCTATGAGTGGCGCAAGGGAGCGCTGGAATGGGATTGA
- the nuoE gene encoding NADH-quinone oxidoreductase subunit NuoE has protein sequence MSVRRLAEQQPESFEFTQENLAWLEKQIAKYPDGRQASAVVPALWQAQKQNNYWLPQKAIEKVAEMLGMPKIRVLEVATFYTMFNLEPVGKFYIQLCGTTPCMLCGSDDLIKVLERRVGPQRKVTADGLFSWLEVECLGACCNAPMVQINDDYYEDLTAENFEKLLDDLAAGRPVKTGSQKGRESSEPEGGLTSLASLYGQK, from the coding sequence ATGTCCGTCCGTCGTCTCGCCGAGCAGCAGCCCGAGAGCTTCGAGTTCACGCAAGAGAATCTGGCGTGGCTCGAAAAGCAGATCGCCAAATATCCCGACGGCCGTCAGGCCTCGGCGGTCGTGCCCGCTTTGTGGCAGGCGCAGAAGCAGAATAACTACTGGTTGCCGCAGAAGGCGATCGAGAAGGTCGCCGAGATGCTCGGCATGCCGAAGATCCGGGTCCTCGAGGTCGCGACCTTCTACACGATGTTCAACCTGGAGCCGGTTGGGAAATTCTACATCCAGCTCTGCGGCACGACGCCCTGCATGCTCTGCGGCTCGGACGATCTCATCAAGGTGCTGGAGCGCCGGGTGGGTCCGCAGCGCAAGGTGACGGCCGATGGCCTGTTCTCCTGGCTCGAAGTCGAGTGCCTCGGCGCCTGCTGCAACGCGCCCATGGTGCAGATCAACGACGATTACTACGAAGACCTCACGGCCGAGAATTTCGAGAAGCTGCTCGACGATCTCGCCGCCGGCCGTCCGGTGAAAACCGGCTCGCAGAAGGGCCGCGAATCCTCCGAGCCCGAGGGAGGGCTCACGAGCCTCGCCTCGCTCTACGGCCAGAAGTAA
- a CDS encoding NADH-quinone oxidoreductase subunit D — translation MNDQAIAPAKPESQGLRNFNINFGPQHPAAHGVLRLILELDGEVVERVDPHVGFLHRGTEKLMESRTYLQNVPYFDRLDYCAPMNQEHAFCLAIERLLGVEVPRRGQLIRVLYAEIGRLLSHLLNVTSQAMDVGALTPPLWGYEEREKLMVFYERASGARMHANYFRPGGVARDLPDQLVEDIGAFCDPFLKLCDDLAALFIENRIFKQRNVDIGVISLEDAWKWGYSGVMVRGSGAAWDLRKAQPYECYEEMEFDIPVGKNGDCYDRAVIRMEEMRQSTYIMKQCVEKLLRADGRGPVLTPNHKITQPSRGDMKRSMEALIHHFKLFTEGFHVPAGEVYAAVEAPKGEFGVYLVSDGGDKPYRCKIRAPGFAHLSSMDFMCKGHMLADVSAILGSLDIVFGEVDR, via the coding sequence ATGAACGATCAAGCTATCGCCCCCGCGAAGCCCGAATCCCAGGGCCTGCGTAACTTCAACATCAACTTCGGCCCGCAGCATCCGGCGGCGCATGGCGTGCTCCGCCTGATCCTGGAGCTCGACGGCGAAGTGGTAGAGCGCGTCGATCCGCATGTCGGCTTCCTCCATCGCGGCACCGAGAAGCTGATGGAGTCACGCACCTATCTGCAGAACGTGCCTTACTTCGATCGGCTCGATTATTGCGCGCCGATGAATCAGGAGCACGCTTTCTGTCTGGCGATCGAGCGCCTGCTCGGCGTGGAAGTGCCGCGCCGCGGCCAGCTCATCCGCGTTCTCTACGCCGAGATCGGCCGTCTGCTGTCGCATCTCTTGAACGTCACCTCGCAGGCGATGGACGTCGGCGCGCTCACGCCGCCTCTGTGGGGCTATGAGGAGCGCGAGAAGCTCATGGTGTTCTATGAGCGCGCTTCCGGCGCGCGCATGCACGCCAATTATTTCCGTCCGGGCGGCGTCGCGCGCGACCTCCCGGACCAGCTCGTCGAGGACATCGGCGCCTTCTGTGATCCCTTCCTGAAGCTCTGCGACGATCTCGCGGCTCTCTTCATCGAGAACCGCATCTTCAAGCAGCGCAACGTCGACATCGGCGTGATCTCGCTCGAGGACGCCTGGAAGTGGGGCTATTCGGGCGTGATGGTGCGCGGCTCCGGCGCGGCCTGGGATTTGCGCAAGGCGCAGCCCTATGAGTGCTACGAGGAGATGGAGTTCGACATCCCCGTCGGCAAGAACGGCGACTGCTACGACCGCGCGGTGATCCGCATGGAGGAGATGCGGCAGTCGACCTACATCATGAAGCAGTGCGTCGAGAAGCTGCTGCGCGCCGACGGCCGCGGCCCGGTTCTGACGCCGAATCACAAGATCACCCAGCCGTCGCGCGGCGACATGAAGCGCTCGATGGAAGCGCTCATCCATCACTTCAAGCTCTTCACTGAGGGCTTCCATGTCCCGGCCGGTGAAGTTTACGCGGCGGTCGAGGCGCCCAAGGGCGAATTCGGCGTCTATCTGGTGTCGGACGGCGGCGACAAACCCTATCGCTGCAAGATCCGCGCGCCGGGCTTCGCCCATCTCTCGTCCATGGATTTCATGTGTAAGGGCCATATGCTCGCCGACGTCTCGGCGATCCTTGGCTCGCTCGATATCGTCTTCGGGGAGGTCGATCGCTAA
- a CDS encoding NuoB/complex I 20 kDa subunit family protein — MGLITNQGHQTLVAPQAKGLIDPRTGKPVGSDDPFFLQINEELADKGFFVTATDDVINWARTGSLMWMTFGLACCAVEMIQAAMPRYDLERFGFAPRASPRQSDCIIIAGTLTNKMAPALRKVYDQMPEPRYVISMGSCANGGGYYHYSYSVVRGCDRIIPVDVYVPGCPPSAEALVYGMLLLQKKIRRTGTIER, encoded by the coding sequence ATGGGATTGATCACGAACCAGGGCCATCAGACGCTGGTGGCGCCGCAGGCCAAGGGACTCATCGATCCGCGCACCGGCAAGCCGGTGGGCTCGGACGATCCCTTCTTCCTGCAGATCAACGAAGAGCTGGCCGACAAGGGCTTCTTCGTCACGGCGACCGACGACGTCATCAATTGGGCGCGCACTGGCTCGCTCATGTGGATGACCTTCGGTCTCGCCTGCTGCGCGGTGGAGATGATTCAGGCGGCCATGCCGCGCTACGATCTCGAGCGCTTCGGCTTCGCGCCGCGCGCCTCGCCGCGCCAGTCGGACTGCATCATCATCGCCGGCACGCTGACGAACAAGATGGCGCCGGCGCTGCGCAAGGTCTATGACCAGATGCCGGAGCCGCGCTACGTCATCTCCATGGGCTCCTGCGCCAATGGCGGCGGCTACTACCACTACTCCTACTCGGTGGTGCGCGGCTGCGACCGCATCATTCCGGTCGACGTCTATGTGCCGGGCTGCCCGCCGTCGGCGGAAGCGCTCGTCTACGGCATGCTGCTGCTGCAGAAAAAGATTCGCCGCACGGGCACGATCGAGCGGTAA
- the nuoF gene encoding NADH-quinone oxidoreductase subunit NuoF has translation MLSDSDRIFTNLYGLGDRSLAGARARGQWDGTKALLARGRDKIIEEVKASGLRGRGGAGFSTGLKWSFMPKEIDPKRPHYLVINADESEPGTCKDREIMRNDPHTLVEGALVASFAMGAHACYIYVRGEFIAERIALQKAVDEAYEANLIGKNNVHGYPFDLYVHHGAGAYICGEETALIESLEGKKGMPRLKPPFPANVGLYGCPTTVNNVESIAVVPTILRRGPAWFAGIGKPNNTGTKLFSISGHVNRPCNVEEAMSISFRELIDAHCGGIRGGWDNLLAVIPGGSSVRCVPAHQIIDCPMDFDSLVKLGSGLGTAAVIVMDKSTDIIRAIARLAYFYKHESCGQCTPCREGTGWMYRVVQRMVEGRAHKREIDMLFDVSKQIEGHTICALGDAAAWPIQGLITHFRETIEERIDQYSANPHPEPIREAAE, from the coding sequence ATGCTCTCCGATTCAGACCGCATTTTCACAAATCTTTACGGCCTCGGCGATCGTTCGCTCGCCGGCGCTCGCGCGCGGGGCCAGTGGGACGGCACCAAGGCTTTGCTCGCCAGGGGCCGCGACAAGATCATCGAGGAAGTGAAAGCCTCTGGTCTCCGCGGACGCGGCGGCGCAGGCTTCTCGACGGGCCTCAAATGGTCCTTCATGCCGAAGGAAATCGATCCCAAGCGGCCGCATTACCTCGTCATCAACGCCGACGAATCCGAGCCCGGCACCTGTAAAGACCGCGAGATCATGCGCAACGACCCGCATACGCTGGTCGAAGGCGCTTTGGTCGCGTCTTTCGCGATGGGCGCGCATGCCTGCTACATCTATGTGCGCGGCGAATTCATCGCCGAGCGCATTGCGCTGCAGAAGGCGGTCGACGAAGCCTATGAGGCGAACCTCATAGGCAAGAACAATGTCCATGGCTATCCCTTCGACCTCTACGTCCATCACGGCGCGGGCGCCTATATTTGCGGCGAAGAGACGGCGCTGATCGAGAGCCTCGAAGGCAAGAAGGGCATGCCGCGCCTGAAGCCGCCGTTCCCTGCGAATGTCGGCCTCTATGGCTGTCCGACCACGGTCAATAACGTCGAATCCATCGCCGTCGTTCCGACCATTCTGCGGCGCGGCCCCGCGTGGTTCGCCGGCATCGGCAAGCCCAACAACACGGGCACCAAGCTCTTTTCGATCTCCGGCCACGTCAACCGGCCGTGCAATGTCGAAGAGGCGATGTCCATCTCCTTCCGCGAGCTGATTGATGCGCATTGCGGTGGCATTCGCGGCGGCTGGGACAATCTGCTTGCGGTCATTCCGGGCGGCTCGTCGGTGCGTTGCGTTCCGGCGCATCAGATCATCGACTGTCCGATGGACTTCGACAGCCTCGTCAAGCTCGGCTCCGGCCTCGGCACGGCGGCGGTGATCGTGATGGACAAGTCCACCGACATCATCCGCGCCATCGCCCGCCTCGCTTATTTCTACAAGCACGAGAGCTGCGGCCAATGCACGCCCTGCCGCGAGGGCACGGGCTGGATGTATCGCGTGGTGCAGCGCATGGTCGAAGGCCGCGCGCATAAGCGCGAGATCGATATGCTCTTCGACGTGTCGAAGCAGATCGAGGGTCACACCATTTGCGCGCTCGGCGATGCGGCGGCCTGGCCGATCCAGGGCCTCATCACCCATTTCCGCGAGACAATCGAAGAGCGCATCGACCAATACTCGGCCAATCCGCACCCCGAGCCCATTCGCGAGGCGGCGGAGTGA
- a CDS encoding NADH-quinone oxidoreductase subunit C — protein sequence MSAELEALGARVSGALPGAVTEVKLAYGELTLTIARDRWIDVATYLRDDPECLFVNFIDVTAADYPEREERFEVVAHFQSPKHNRRIRIKALVAEDTPIASIVPLFPGADWFERETYDLFGVIFAGHPDLRRIMTDYGFDGHPLRKDFPMSGFVEVRYDDERKRVVYEPVRLQQEYRNFDFLSPWEAVKYDLPGDEKASK from the coding sequence ATGTCGGCTGAATTGGAAGCTCTCGGCGCGCGGGTCAGCGGCGCTCTTCCCGGCGCGGTGACCGAGGTGAAGCTCGCTTATGGCGAGCTTACGCTCACCATCGCGCGTGATCGCTGGATCGACGTGGCGACCTATCTGCGTGACGATCCCGAGTGCCTCTTCGTCAATTTCATCGATGTGACCGCCGCCGACTATCCGGAGCGCGAGGAGCGTTTCGAGGTCGTGGCGCATTTCCAGTCGCCCAAGCACAATCGCCGCATCCGCATCAAGGCGCTGGTGGCTGAAGACACGCCCATCGCCTCGATCGTCCCGCTGTTTCCCGGCGCCGATTGGTTCGAGCGCGAGACCTATGATCTCTTCGGCGTGATCTTCGCGGGCCATCCGGACCTGCGCCGCATCATGACCGACTATGGCTTCGACGGTCATCCGCTGCGCAAGGACTTCCCCATGTCCGGCTTCGTCGAGGTGCGTTACGACGACGAGCGCAAGCGCGTCGTCTACGAGCCCGTGCGGCTCCAGCAGGAATACCGCAATTTCGATTTCCTCTCGCCGTGGGAGGCCGTGAAATACGACCTTCCTGGCGATGAGAAAGCGAGCAAGTGA